A genomic stretch from Papio anubis isolate 15944 chromosome 18, Panubis1.0, whole genome shotgun sequence includes:
- the LOC116271224 gene encoding enhancer of mRNA-decapping protein 4 isoform X2: protein MASCASIDIEDATQHLRDILKLDRPAGGPSAESPRPSSAYNGDLNGLLVPDPLCSGDGTSTNKAGLRTMPPINLQEKQVICLSGDDSSTCIGILAKEVEIVASSDSSISSKARGSNKVKIQPVAKYDWEQKYYYGNLIAVSNSFLAYAIRAANNGSAMVRVISVSTSERTLLKGFTGSVADLAFAHLNSPQLACLDEAGNLFVWRLALVNGKIQEEILVHIRQPEGTPLNHFRRIIWCPFIPEESEDCCEESSPTVALLHEDRAEVWDLDMLRSSHSTWPVDVSQIKQGFIVVKGHSTCLSEGALSPDGTVLATASHDGYVKFWQIYIEGQDEPRCLHEWKPHDGRPLSCLLFCDNHKKQDPDVPFWRFLITGADQNRELKMWCTVSWTCLQTIRFSPDIFSSVSVPPSLKVCLDLSAEYLILSDVQRKVLYVMELLQNQEEGHACFSSISEFLLTHPVLSFGIQVVSRCRLRHTEVLPAEEENDSLGADGTHGAGAMESAAGVLIKLFCVHTKALQDVQIRFQPQLNPDVVAPLPTHTAHEDFTFGESRPELGSEGLGSVAHGSQPDLRRIMELPAPANFLSLSSETKPKLMTPDAFMTPSASLQQITASPSSSSSGSSSSSSSSSSLTAVSAMSSTSAVEPSLTRPPEELTLSPKLQLDGSLTMSSSGSLQASPRGLLPGLLPAPADKLTPKGPGQVPTAASALSLELQEVEPLGLPQASPSRTRSPDVISSASTALSQDIPEIASEALPRGFGSSAPEGLEPDSMASAASALHLLSPRPRPGPELGPQLGLDGGPGDGDRHSTPSLLEAALTQEASTPDSQVWPTAPDITRETCSTLAESPRNGLQEKHKSLAFHRPPYHLLQQRDSQDASAEQSDHDDEVASLASASGGFGTKVPAPRLPAKDWKTKGSPRTSPKLKRKSKKDDGDAAMGSRLTEHQVPEPPEDWPALIWQQQRELAELRHSQEELLQRLCTQLEGLQSTVTGHVERALETRHEQEQRRLERALAEGQQRGGQLQEQLTQQLSQALSSAVAGRLERSIRDEIKKTVPPCVSRSLEPMAGQLSNSVATKLTAVEGSMKENISKLLKSKNLTDAIARAAADTLQGPMQAAYREAFQSVVLPAFEKSCQAMFQQINDSFRLGTQEYLQQLESHMKSRKAREQEAREPVLAQLRGLVSTLQSATEQMAATVASSVRAEVQHQLHVAVGSLQESILAQVQRIVKGEVSVALKEQQAAVTSSIMQAMRSAAGTPVPSAHLDCQAQQAHILQLLQQGHLNQAFQQALTAADLNLVLYVCETVDPAQVFGQPPCPLSQPVLLSLIQQLASDLGTRTDLKLSYLEEAVMHLDHSDPITRDHMGSVMAQVRQKLFQFLQAEPHNSLGKAARRLSLMLHGLVTPSLP from the exons GCCCCAGTGCAGAGAGCCCACGGCCATCCAGTGCCTACAATGGGGACCTCAATGGGCTTCTGGTCCCAGACCCGCTCTGCTCAGGTGATGGTACCTCAACAAACAAGGCTGGTCTTCGGACCATGCCACCCATTAACCTGCAAGAGAAGCAGGTCAT CTGTCTCTCAGGAGATGATAGCTCCACCTGCATTGGGATTTTGGCcaaggaggtggagattgtggccAGCAGTGACTCTAGCATTTCAAGCAAGGCCCGGGGAAGCAACAAG GTGAAAATTCAGCCTGTCGCCAAGTATGACTGGGAGCAGAAGTACTACTATGGCAACCTGATTGCTGTGTCTAACTCCTTCTTGGCCTATGCCATTCGGG CTGCCAACAATGGCTCCGCCATGGTGCGGGTGATCAGTGTCAGCACTTCGGAGCGGACCTTGCTCAAGGGCTTCACAGGCAGTGTGGCTGATCTGGCTTTTGCACACCTCAACTCTCCACAGCTGGCCTGCCTGGATGAGGCAGGCAACCTGTTCGTGTGGCGCTTGGCTCTGGTTAATGGCAAAATTCA AGAAGAGATCTTGGTCCATATCCGGCAGCCAGAGGGCACGCCACTGAACCACTTTCGCAGGATCATCTGGTGCCCCTTCATCCCTGAGGAGAGCGAGGACTGCTGTGAGGAGAGCAGCCCGACGGTGGCCCTGCTGCATGAAGACCGG GCTGAGGTGTGGGACCTGGACATGCTCCGCTCTAGCCACAGCACTTGGCCTGTGGATGTCAGCCAGATCAAGCAGGGCTTCATTGTGGTAAAAGGTCATAGCACG TGCCTCAGTGAAGGAGCCCTCTCCCCTGATGGGACTGTGCTGGCTACTGCGAGCCATGATGGCTATGTCAAGTTCTGGCAGATCTACATTGAGGGGCAAGATGAGCCAAG GTGTCTGCACGAGTGGAAGCCTCATGATGGGCggcccctctcctgcctcctgttcTGTGACAACCATAAGAAACAAGACCCTGA TGTCCCTTTCTGGAGGTTCCTTATTACTGGTGCTGACCAGAACCGAGAGCTAAAGATGTGGTGTACGGTGTCCTGGACCTGCCTGCAGACTATTCG CTTCTCCCCAGATATCTTCAGCTCAGTGAGTGTGCCCCCTAGCCTCAAGGTTTGcttggacctctcagcagaataCCTGATTCTCAGTGATGTGCAACGGAAG GTCCTCTATGTGATGGAGCTGCTGCAGAACCAGGAGGAGGGCCATGCCTGCTTCAGCTCCATCTCGGAGTTCCTGCTCACCCACCCTGTGCTGAGCTTCGGTATCCAGGTTGTGAGTCGCTGCCGGCTACGGCACACTGAGGTGCTGCCTGCCGAAGAGGAAAATGACAGCCTGGGTGCTG ATGGTACCCATGGAGCTGGTGCCATGGAGTCTGCAGCTGGTGTGCTCATCAAGCTCTTTTGTGTGCATACTAA GGCACTGCAAGATGTGCAGATCCGTTTCCAGCCACAGCTGAACCCTGATGTGGTggccccactccccacccacacTGCCCACGAGGACTTTA CATTTGGAGAGTCTCGACCCGAACTGGGCTCCGAGGGCCTGGGGTCAGTCGCTCACGGCTCCCAGCCTGACCTCCGACGAATCATGGAGCTGCCTGCACCTGCCAACTTCCTCAGTCTGAGCAGTGAGACCAAGCCCAAGTTGATGACACCTGACGCCTTCATGACACCTAGCGCCTCCTTGCAGCAG ATCACTGCCtctcccagcagcagcagcagtggtagcagcagcagcagcagcagcagcagctcccttACAGCTGTGTCTGCCATGAGCAGCACCTCAGCTGTGGAACCCTCCTTGACCAG GCCACCTGAGGAGCTGACTTTGAGCCCCAAGCTGCAGCTGGATGGCAGCCTGACAATGAGCAGCAGTGGCAGCCTGCAGGCAAGCCCACGCGGCCTCCTGCCCGgcctgctcccagccccagccgACAAACTGACTCCTAAGGGGCCGGGCCAG GTGCCTACTGCCGCCTCTGCACTGTCCCTGGAGCTGCAGGAAGTGGAGCCCCTGGGGCTACCCCAAGCCTCCCCTAGCCGCACCCGTTCCCCTGATGTCATCTCCTCAGCTTCCACTGCCCTGTCCCAGGACATCCCTGAGATTGCATCTGAGGCCCTGCCCCGTGGTTTTGGCTCCTCTGCACCAGAGGGCCTTGAGCCAGACAGTATGGCTTCAGCCGCCTCAGCACTGCACCTACTGTCCCCACGGCCCCGGCCAGGGCCCGAGCTCGGCCCCCAGCTTGGCCTTGATGGAGGCCCTGGGGACGGAGATCGGCATAGTACCCCCTCCCTCCTGGAGGCAGCCTTGACCCAGGAGGCCTCGACTCCTGACAGTCAGGTTTGGCCCACAGCACCTGACATTACTCGTGAGACCTGCAGCACCCTGGCAGAAAG CCCCAGGAATGGCCTTCAGGAAAAGCACAAGAGCCTGGCCTTCCACCGACCACCATATCACCTGCTGCAGCAACGTGACAGTCAGGATGCCAGTGCTGAGCAAAG TGACCATGATGATGAGGTGGCCAGCCTTGCCTCTGCTTCAGGAGGCTTTGGCACCAAAGTTCCTGCTCCACGGCTGCCTGCCAAGGACTGGAAGACCAAGGGATCCCCTCGAACCTCACCCAAGctcaaaaggaaaagcaagaaggaTGATGG GGATGCAGCCATGGGATCCCGGCTCACAGAGCACCAG GTGCCAGAGCCCCCTGAGGACTGGCCAGCCCTAATTTGGCAACAGCAGAGAGAGCTGGCAGAGCTGCGGCACAGCCAAGAAGAGCTGCTGCAGCGTCTGTGTACCCAACTCGAAGGCCTGCAGAGCACAGTTACAGGCCACGTAGAACGTGCCCTTGAGACCCGGCACGAGCAGGAGC AGCGGCGGCTGGAGCGAGCACTGGCTGAGGGGCAGCAGCGGGGAGGGCAGCTGCAGGAGCAGCTGACACAACAGTTGTCCCAAGCACTGTCTTCAGCTGTAGCTGGGCGGCTAGAGCGCAGCATACGGGATGAGATCAAGAAGACAGTCCCTCCAT GTGTCTCAAGGAGTCTGGAGCCTATGGCAGGCCAACTGAGCAACTCAGTGGCTACCAAGCTCACAGCTGTGGAGGGCAGCATGAAAGAGAACATCTCCAAGCTGCTCAAGTCCAAG AACTTGACTGATGCCATCGCCCGAGCAGCTGCAGACACATTACAGGGGCCGATGCAGGCAGCCTACCGGGAAGCCTTCCAGAGTGTGGTGCTGCCGGCCTTTGAGAAGAGCTGCCAGGCCATGTTCCAGCAAATCAATGATAGCTTCCGACTGGGGACACAGGAAT ACTTGCAGCAGCTAGAAAGCCACATGAAGAGCCGGAAGGCACGGGAACAGGAGGCCAGGGAGCCTGTGCTGGCCCAGCTGCGGGGCCTGGTCAGCACACTGCAGAGTGCCACTGAGCAGATGGCAGCCACCGTGGCCAGCAGTGTTCGGGCTGAGGTGCAGCACCAGCTGCATGTGGCTGTGGGCAG CCTTCAGGAGTCCATTTTAGCACAGGTACAGCGCATCGTTAAGGGTGAGGTGAGTGTGGCGCTCAAGGAGCAGCAGGCCGCCGTCACCTCCAGCATCATGCAGGCCATGCGCTCAGCTGCTGGCACACCTGTCCCCTCTGCCCACCTTGACTGCCAGGCCCAGCAAGCCCATATCCTGCAGCTGCTGCAGCAGGGCCACCTCAATCAGGCCTTCCAGCAG gCACTGACAGCTGCTGACCTGAACCTGGTGCTGTATGTGTGTGAAACTGTAGACCCAGCCCAGGTTTTTGGGCAGCCACCCTGCCCACTCTCTCAGCCTGTGCTCCTTTCCCTCATCCAGCAGCTGGCATCTGACCTTGGCACTCGAACTGACCTCAAGCTCAG CTACCTGGAAGAGGCCGTGATGCATCTGGACCACAGTGACCCCATCACTCGGGACCACATGGGCTCCGTTATGGCCCAGGTGCGCCAAAAGCTTTTTCAGTTCCTGCAGGCTGAGCCACACAACTCACTTGGCAAAGCGGCCCGGCGTCTCAGCCTCATGCTGCATGGTCTTGTGACCCCCAGCCTCCCTTAG
- the LOC116271224 gene encoding enhancer of mRNA-decapping protein 4 isoform X1, translating to MASCASIDIEDATQHLRDILKLDRPAGGPSAESPRPSSAYNGDLNGLLVPDPLCSGDGTSTNKAGLRTMPPINLQEKQVICLSGDDSSTCIGILAKEVEIVASSDSSISSKARGSNKVKIQPVAKYDWEQKYYYGNLIAVSNSFLAYAIRAANNGSAMVRVISVSTSERTLLKGFTGSVADLAFAHLNSPQLACLDEAGNLFVWRLALVNGKIQEEILVHIRQPEGTPLNHFRRIIWCPFIPEESEDCCEESSPTVALLHEDRAEVWDLDMLRSSHSTWPVDVSQIKQGFIVVKGHSTCLSEGALSPDGTVLATASHDGYVKFWQIYIEGQDEPRCLHEWKPHDGRPLSCLLFCDNHKKQDPDVPFWRFLITGADQNRELKMWCTVSWTCLQTIRFSPDIFSSVSVPPSLKVCLDLSAEYLILSDVQRKVLYVMELLQNQEEGHACFSSISEFLLTHPVLSFGIQVVSRCRLRHTEVLPAEEENDSLGADGTHGAGAMESAAGVLIKLFCVHTKALQDVQIRFQPQLNPDVVAPLPTHTAHEDFTFGESRPELGSEGLGSVAHGSQPDLRRIMELPAPANFLSLSSETKPKLMTPDAFMTPSASLQQITASPSSSSSGSSSSSSSSSSLTAVSAMSSTSAVEPSLTRPPEELTLSPKLQLDGSLTMSSSGSLQASPRGLLPGLLPAPADKLTPKGPGQASIFGPPQVPTAASALSLELQEVEPLGLPQASPSRTRSPDVISSASTALSQDIPEIASEALPRGFGSSAPEGLEPDSMASAASALHLLSPRPRPGPELGPQLGLDGGPGDGDRHSTPSLLEAALTQEASTPDSQVWPTAPDITRETCSTLAESPRNGLQEKHKSLAFHRPPYHLLQQRDSQDASAEQSDHDDEVASLASASGGFGTKVPAPRLPAKDWKTKGSPRTSPKLKRKSKKDDGDAAMGSRLTEHQVPEPPEDWPALIWQQQRELAELRHSQEELLQRLCTQLEGLQSTVTGHVERALETRHEQEQRRLERALAEGQQRGGQLQEQLTQQLSQALSSAVAGRLERSIRDEIKKTVPPCVSRSLEPMAGQLSNSVATKLTAVEGSMKENISKLLKSKNLTDAIARAAADTLQGPMQAAYREAFQSVVLPAFEKSCQAMFQQINDSFRLGTQEYLQQLESHMKSRKAREQEAREPVLAQLRGLVSTLQSATEQMAATVASSVRAEVQHQLHVAVGSLQESILAQVQRIVKGEVSVALKEQQAAVTSSIMQAMRSAAGTPVPSAHLDCQAQQAHILQLLQQGHLNQAFQQALTAADLNLVLYVCETVDPAQVFGQPPCPLSQPVLLSLIQQLASDLGTRTDLKLSYLEEAVMHLDHSDPITRDHMGSVMAQVRQKLFQFLQAEPHNSLGKAARRLSLMLHGLVTPSLP from the exons GCCCCAGTGCAGAGAGCCCACGGCCATCCAGTGCCTACAATGGGGACCTCAATGGGCTTCTGGTCCCAGACCCGCTCTGCTCAGGTGATGGTACCTCAACAAACAAGGCTGGTCTTCGGACCATGCCACCCATTAACCTGCAAGAGAAGCAGGTCAT CTGTCTCTCAGGAGATGATAGCTCCACCTGCATTGGGATTTTGGCcaaggaggtggagattgtggccAGCAGTGACTCTAGCATTTCAAGCAAGGCCCGGGGAAGCAACAAG GTGAAAATTCAGCCTGTCGCCAAGTATGACTGGGAGCAGAAGTACTACTATGGCAACCTGATTGCTGTGTCTAACTCCTTCTTGGCCTATGCCATTCGGG CTGCCAACAATGGCTCCGCCATGGTGCGGGTGATCAGTGTCAGCACTTCGGAGCGGACCTTGCTCAAGGGCTTCACAGGCAGTGTGGCTGATCTGGCTTTTGCACACCTCAACTCTCCACAGCTGGCCTGCCTGGATGAGGCAGGCAACCTGTTCGTGTGGCGCTTGGCTCTGGTTAATGGCAAAATTCA AGAAGAGATCTTGGTCCATATCCGGCAGCCAGAGGGCACGCCACTGAACCACTTTCGCAGGATCATCTGGTGCCCCTTCATCCCTGAGGAGAGCGAGGACTGCTGTGAGGAGAGCAGCCCGACGGTGGCCCTGCTGCATGAAGACCGG GCTGAGGTGTGGGACCTGGACATGCTCCGCTCTAGCCACAGCACTTGGCCTGTGGATGTCAGCCAGATCAAGCAGGGCTTCATTGTGGTAAAAGGTCATAGCACG TGCCTCAGTGAAGGAGCCCTCTCCCCTGATGGGACTGTGCTGGCTACTGCGAGCCATGATGGCTATGTCAAGTTCTGGCAGATCTACATTGAGGGGCAAGATGAGCCAAG GTGTCTGCACGAGTGGAAGCCTCATGATGGGCggcccctctcctgcctcctgttcTGTGACAACCATAAGAAACAAGACCCTGA TGTCCCTTTCTGGAGGTTCCTTATTACTGGTGCTGACCAGAACCGAGAGCTAAAGATGTGGTGTACGGTGTCCTGGACCTGCCTGCAGACTATTCG CTTCTCCCCAGATATCTTCAGCTCAGTGAGTGTGCCCCCTAGCCTCAAGGTTTGcttggacctctcagcagaataCCTGATTCTCAGTGATGTGCAACGGAAG GTCCTCTATGTGATGGAGCTGCTGCAGAACCAGGAGGAGGGCCATGCCTGCTTCAGCTCCATCTCGGAGTTCCTGCTCACCCACCCTGTGCTGAGCTTCGGTATCCAGGTTGTGAGTCGCTGCCGGCTACGGCACACTGAGGTGCTGCCTGCCGAAGAGGAAAATGACAGCCTGGGTGCTG ATGGTACCCATGGAGCTGGTGCCATGGAGTCTGCAGCTGGTGTGCTCATCAAGCTCTTTTGTGTGCATACTAA GGCACTGCAAGATGTGCAGATCCGTTTCCAGCCACAGCTGAACCCTGATGTGGTggccccactccccacccacacTGCCCACGAGGACTTTA CATTTGGAGAGTCTCGACCCGAACTGGGCTCCGAGGGCCTGGGGTCAGTCGCTCACGGCTCCCAGCCTGACCTCCGACGAATCATGGAGCTGCCTGCACCTGCCAACTTCCTCAGTCTGAGCAGTGAGACCAAGCCCAAGTTGATGACACCTGACGCCTTCATGACACCTAGCGCCTCCTTGCAGCAG ATCACTGCCtctcccagcagcagcagcagtggtagcagcagcagcagcagcagcagcagctcccttACAGCTGTGTCTGCCATGAGCAGCACCTCAGCTGTGGAACCCTCCTTGACCAG GCCACCTGAGGAGCTGACTTTGAGCCCCAAGCTGCAGCTGGATGGCAGCCTGACAATGAGCAGCAGTGGCAGCCTGCAGGCAAGCCCACGCGGCCTCCTGCCCGgcctgctcccagccccagccgACAAACTGACTCCTAAGGGGCCGGGCCAG GCCTCCATCTTTGGCCCACCTCAGGTGCCTACTGCCGCCTCTGCACTGTCCCTGGAGCTGCAGGAAGTGGAGCCCCTGGGGCTACCCCAAGCCTCCCCTAGCCGCACCCGTTCCCCTGATGTCATCTCCTCAGCTTCCACTGCCCTGTCCCAGGACATCCCTGAGATTGCATCTGAGGCCCTGCCCCGTGGTTTTGGCTCCTCTGCACCAGAGGGCCTTGAGCCAGACAGTATGGCTTCAGCCGCCTCAGCACTGCACCTACTGTCCCCACGGCCCCGGCCAGGGCCCGAGCTCGGCCCCCAGCTTGGCCTTGATGGAGGCCCTGGGGACGGAGATCGGCATAGTACCCCCTCCCTCCTGGAGGCAGCCTTGACCCAGGAGGCCTCGACTCCTGACAGTCAGGTTTGGCCCACAGCACCTGACATTACTCGTGAGACCTGCAGCACCCTGGCAGAAAG CCCCAGGAATGGCCTTCAGGAAAAGCACAAGAGCCTGGCCTTCCACCGACCACCATATCACCTGCTGCAGCAACGTGACAGTCAGGATGCCAGTGCTGAGCAAAG TGACCATGATGATGAGGTGGCCAGCCTTGCCTCTGCTTCAGGAGGCTTTGGCACCAAAGTTCCTGCTCCACGGCTGCCTGCCAAGGACTGGAAGACCAAGGGATCCCCTCGAACCTCACCCAAGctcaaaaggaaaagcaagaaggaTGATGG GGATGCAGCCATGGGATCCCGGCTCACAGAGCACCAG GTGCCAGAGCCCCCTGAGGACTGGCCAGCCCTAATTTGGCAACAGCAGAGAGAGCTGGCAGAGCTGCGGCACAGCCAAGAAGAGCTGCTGCAGCGTCTGTGTACCCAACTCGAAGGCCTGCAGAGCACAGTTACAGGCCACGTAGAACGTGCCCTTGAGACCCGGCACGAGCAGGAGC AGCGGCGGCTGGAGCGAGCACTGGCTGAGGGGCAGCAGCGGGGAGGGCAGCTGCAGGAGCAGCTGACACAACAGTTGTCCCAAGCACTGTCTTCAGCTGTAGCTGGGCGGCTAGAGCGCAGCATACGGGATGAGATCAAGAAGACAGTCCCTCCAT GTGTCTCAAGGAGTCTGGAGCCTATGGCAGGCCAACTGAGCAACTCAGTGGCTACCAAGCTCACAGCTGTGGAGGGCAGCATGAAAGAGAACATCTCCAAGCTGCTCAAGTCCAAG AACTTGACTGATGCCATCGCCCGAGCAGCTGCAGACACATTACAGGGGCCGATGCAGGCAGCCTACCGGGAAGCCTTCCAGAGTGTGGTGCTGCCGGCCTTTGAGAAGAGCTGCCAGGCCATGTTCCAGCAAATCAATGATAGCTTCCGACTGGGGACACAGGAAT ACTTGCAGCAGCTAGAAAGCCACATGAAGAGCCGGAAGGCACGGGAACAGGAGGCCAGGGAGCCTGTGCTGGCCCAGCTGCGGGGCCTGGTCAGCACACTGCAGAGTGCCACTGAGCAGATGGCAGCCACCGTGGCCAGCAGTGTTCGGGCTGAGGTGCAGCACCAGCTGCATGTGGCTGTGGGCAG CCTTCAGGAGTCCATTTTAGCACAGGTACAGCGCATCGTTAAGGGTGAGGTGAGTGTGGCGCTCAAGGAGCAGCAGGCCGCCGTCACCTCCAGCATCATGCAGGCCATGCGCTCAGCTGCTGGCACACCTGTCCCCTCTGCCCACCTTGACTGCCAGGCCCAGCAAGCCCATATCCTGCAGCTGCTGCAGCAGGGCCACCTCAATCAGGCCTTCCAGCAG gCACTGACAGCTGCTGACCTGAACCTGGTGCTGTATGTGTGTGAAACTGTAGACCCAGCCCAGGTTTTTGGGCAGCCACCCTGCCCACTCTCTCAGCCTGTGCTCCTTTCCCTCATCCAGCAGCTGGCATCTGACCTTGGCACTCGAACTGACCTCAAGCTCAG CTACCTGGAAGAGGCCGTGATGCATCTGGACCACAGTGACCCCATCACTCGGGACCACATGGGCTCCGTTATGGCCCAGGTGCGCCAAAAGCTTTTTCAGTTCCTGCAGGCTGAGCCACACAACTCACTTGGCAAAGCGGCCCGGCGTCTCAGCCTCATGCTGCATGGTCTTGTGACCCCCAGCCTCCCTTAG